CACCCCGTGACCtcagtaattataatatttcCTAAGCACAAGAGCCCAGTGTATCCCGTACACAGCCGTGACACATGGTGAACTGATATGAAATCAGTCATGAATGCAGTTCAGGTTAGAGCATTCAGCCAACACTTCCTGTTTGAAATGATTTTAGCGTGTCTAGTAGAAAGTAACATCAAATAATGAAACTGTGGAGGAGTGAGAAAGACAGAGACCAAGAAAAGTGAGTATTTCAGTGAACAGGAGCGCAAACAGGCAAGAATTAAATCGGACTGTAAGAAGAATAAACCTGCAGGAGTAGAGGAACAGCTTAGAGGAGGTTAAGAGCCTCGTAACGTTTCATTCGAGCCAGCTGAGGTTCAGGCAGCGAGCGATGAAGGCGTACGTGTCTGCCACCTCCTGAATTACTTTACTGGTGGGTTTTCCTGCGCCGTGGCCTGACTTTGTGTCCACATAGATAAAGAGAGGGTTTGACTGGCCGGGCCAGTGACCAATCACATTCTGCAGGGTGGcgatatacttcaatgagtgcagCGGCACCACGCGGTCATCGTGGTCACCTGTCAACAACAGTACGGCGGGGTACTGAACACCGTCACCTTCTGGAACAcggatattgtgaagaggagAATACCTGCAGGATCAGAACATTGAATCAGGATCAGCTCTTTAAAACTATATTTTCCAAAAGATAGAAGAAATCTTAACACTAAACCATGGCAAATTGTCCATGTTATCTCactgaatgaaagttagaaatgacttccagaatctggcagtaaggtgtagGAGTACACTTtcagtccatctcttatcctgaaatgtccgtctcGCAGAGATGgtctaaaaatgatcttccaaaacttactgccagattctggaagataaattcttcaaacagtggtacaagaggatgtggtgctggtccttcaggagtcactctcaagctgtctgtttataaggcctataaaaacccagtcttcatgtattttataacacttcagcttgtgattcttattaagagcggatcattttttaggattctttacctaacctaagtctctgagatcctgacaccttgcacttctggagactccaggtaggttgcagttctgggaaatggtggcgctggagactaaagggttcctgatggtttcacacttaattcttcaccttaattcttaattattttgcagttaacgtgtcttttcttttccacctgtttttgtatgaccccgctgacccaatgagcattttgctgtcccttggtcatgctttaacactttgcaatttctagtattgcattagtattgcatccttctcatgagtatttaataatttttgacttttcagtctgagttaaatctcttttaaatctcattttgcctgtaaaagaagacctgcctaataattctgcacacctgaatataaggtgtttttcatttccagccttcatgaacaattatataccacttataaatgattaaaaacaatattaataggagttattaagattgatgtggattggaattggtaaaatgtgcttggaaaaaaatatgatcagaaccTAATCaacctaataattctgcacacagtgtatatatatatatatatatatatatatatatatatatattttttttttttttttttttttaaatagtaattttatatatatatatatatatatatatatatatatatatatatatatatatatatttatatattttagggctgcacgatatatcacatgagattgtcatgcgcatttcgtcagtacagccggttccctgattaccactaaatcgtctattaaatgccgctccatttgaaagcaggcgatggtgatttagcggtaatcagggaaccggctttactgatgaaatgcgcgacaatctcatgcgatatatcgtgcagccctaatatatatatatatatatatatatatatatatatatatatatatatatatatatatatatatatatatatatatatatatatagttacaaaatcacattttattgtCTGGGGTCAGCCTTTACTTTAAGTTTTAGCAATTTTAAGTACTTAttagttttgttatttttaaaatattgctaTTTAATAAAGCTGCACGATTCTGAATAAACTaagaatcatattttttttgtttaaagagATTTTgattctcccacgattctgtatagacaactaaacaaaacaacatgaCAAATTGTTAATCGCTGCAGTCtgttttaagaaatatttaatttgattttttttttattgaatttataaattttatttattttttaatcagttgaatgaatgattcaatgactcactcatttaggcttcacttgtttcattactggatgaatcagcatttttaaacgaatctcttgaatgaatgattcaatgacaaatacattttttaacagtcacctGTCGCCGCATACTGGTGTAACAATATAATTGATACAATCTTCATTTGAAGTGTTAAGTTACTTTCAgaaggtgatttactctattaTGATTCTTACTGTAGACATGAGTGATTAGATCCAAACTATACATTTAATtgacatgtatttatttgtctcAGATGTGTCACTGCCTCTGCTGCTTTTAGAATTAAATGTTTCTGTGCATCaatggattgagtgaaagtaAACTCACTTGATTAACCAATCAAACTGCTCTTTGATTTCAGAGCAGCCGAAATCAGTGGTCCATGCGTGTCCGATGGTGAACTTATGAAACTTTAACATGTCCATGACTCCGACCTGAGCCACAGCACAGCCGAACAGATCAGGCCTCTGATTCACACACGCCGCTGCAGAAGAGAGGAGTCAAGAACTCAGTACCAGGAGAACACAAACATGTGTGtctgagtatgtgtgtgtgtgtgtgtgtgtgtgtgtgtgtgtgtgtgtgtgtgtgtgtgtgtgtgtgtgtgtgtgtatgtgtgtgtgtgtcgtaccCACGAGCAGCCCCCCGTTGGAGCCTCCGTTGATGGTGAGTTTGCTGGAGGAAGTGTAACCCTCCTTTATCAGATACTCGGCTGCACACTGAAAGTCAGTGAAACAGTTCTGCTTATTGGCCAACATCCCCGCTGCACAAAGAGAAAAGAGACTTTTCATTCAAATGCAACAAAATGTTTAAGATCACCGGGCTGAGTTATAGTACACACTATTTCTACAAAAATTTGGGGTCGAtatgtctcttctgctcaccaaggctgcttttatttgctcaaaaatacagtaaaaacagtaatattgtgaaatattattacaatttaaaataactgttttctgtttgaatatactttaaaatgtaatttattcctgtgatcaaagctgaattttcagaatcattactccagtcttcagtgtcacatgatccttcagaaatcattcaaataagaaatgctcaaaaaacatttcttattatcatcaatgttgaaaacaatatttttgtggaaacggatatatttgaattaaaaatcttttgtagcattataaatgtcaccaTGTTTGATTAATTTAGTGCACCCTTGCTGATTATAActaataatttctttcaaaataaaaaaaatctggtcacactttagattagggtccaattttCACTTTTGCCTCTATTAACTCCTAatcactgcttattaatagttagtaaggtagttgttaagtttaggtattgggtaggattaagggatgtagaataaggtcatgcagaataaggcattaatatgtgctttataagtactaataaacagccaatatcctagtaatatgcatgctaataaatagttaatagtgagaattggaccctaaactaaagtgctACCAAagatcttactgaccccaaacttttcattGGTAgtgtacaattattttaaatagtaggCAGCATATAATGTATAGTATGCAATTTTCCAGTAATCTATTCAGAACATATGCACAGATCAATCCCTGATTAACTGCAGAATTACAGTCACATGCCTTTATGCCACGTCTCTCCATATTCTCCACCTCCTCGGATGTTGGCCACAGCTAAAACTCCTCCCAGATGCCTGACGAATATCAGCCGTGAAACGCTGAAAAACAAACGGTGAGAGACAGACGTTTATAGGAACAGGAGGGGGATGCATGTGTGGAGTGTGTGATCGGCtatatgtttttgtgtttggttTGTATTGTACCTGTAGCTGGGTGTGATGGAAATATTGAAACCTCCGTATCCGTATAGGAAGGCAGGATGGGAACCATCCAACTTGATTCCTTTTTTATGGACAATAAACATTGGGATTTGGGTGCCGTCTTTACTGGGATAAAACACCTGTAAGaaacacagacagacataaAGCAAAGGTGATCAAACCACAGAGAGACAGATGAACAAGCGTGCTGCTGTACCTGAGTGGTCTGGTAGTCAGCAGGACTGAAGCCCTTCACCGTGACCTCTCTGAAGGTGTGTGGCTGCAGCGGCTCTTTAGTCAGATCACAATGATAGATGATCGCTGCAGGAAAGCACAGCACACGTCACTCAATACACACCTGTTACAACATTACCTGATTGTTATTAATGAGTTATTAAGGTTGGAAGCTTCTGAATCTTGACGGACCTGGAGACAAAAATGAGGTGAAGCTGTAAAAGATCTCAGAGTCTTTCTTCCTCCCAGTGAAGCCCACAATTGAGCCGACGTCCAGTGGAAACGTGCGTATCTCCTCCCCCGAAGACAGATGGAACATCTTCAAGACGTTCTTCACGTCATGGaggaaacacacaaacaggaaGCTGGAGTATGTACAGGTAGCAAAcactgaaagagagagataaagagaaattatgttttaattatcATTATCGTCATAAAAAACAACtgacaaaataatatttaaaattaaaataacatttaatataattaataataattaattaaaaaataaaaataatttacacataataacatataaaaaataataataaatcatatatatatatatatatatatatatatatatatatatataaatttaattaaattaaaaataaatctaaaaaataaaaataaaatacacaatcacataaaataatattgaataataaattactctatatataaattatataaattaattaataaagatattaatggaaaaaaaaatatatatatattaatataataaaaatatatataaatatattttaatatataaatatattaaaaaaaaaatatatatatatatatatatatatatatatatgtgtgtgtgtgtgtgtgcattagtaatacatttaaattccaTAATATGACAAAATATCTGTAACAGAATATTCAGtgagaaaaatatttatgacaggacatttttttcaatatttttgatTGGACTGTTAAAAGTGGGTTAGAAACATTTTTTCAGAGGGAGAAAGTAAATACATCTAAATTTGTAGATTATGAAAATAacctttttttgttataattagGGATGCAAAGGGGTGGAAAAAATCCTGTAAATTTCCAGATAAACTTTCCAAAAATTTCCTGAAAGTTTCCaaaaatcctggaaagtttCCGGAAATTCTGGAAATTTCCCGCCCCTTTGCATCCCTAGTTATGCATGCAGATGTTTTGGGCACAATAAGTCCTGTGACATTTATTAAGGTAGTAAATACAGTGAATTTCaagttttgatttaaaaaaacagcatcTCCGCTCACCGATGACGTCTTTGTCATGTTGGGGAATGAGCTCTTTCCACTGGCTGACGGATGGTTGGGCGAAGTCGATATTGATGAGTCGATATTGAGGAGCGTCCAGGTTGGTTTTAAAAGTGAAAACGGTTCCTTCATTTGTGACGTATTCATACTCCGCATCAAAGTTATCGATCAGCTTCACCCATGGCAACAAACCTACCATCATTAAGAGAGGAATGAGACACTGGCAGAAGAAAAGAAGTATTTTTGTCCGAATAATAATGTTTCTGTGCATCTGTACCAGTGATTCCCTGCGGCACGTCGTTCAGGTCACAGTACCACAGTCTGTTGACCGGGTCACAGCCCTCTCGGATGGACAACAGCACATAACAGCCGTCATCAGACACCTGAAAACACACAGGCATACATTATTCACCTCAAACACGATCAGAAATTATGTACcgcctgtgtgtgtttgttaccTCGGCACCGCTCATCCATTTTGGCTGATCGGGAAATTCGGCACACAGGACGTCCTGAGACTGAGGGGTTCCCAACACGTGATAGTACAACTTCTGGTGCAGGTTAGTGGACGTCTCAGTCcctgagagacagacagagagcgTTTGATTAAgtgtttagttcacccaaaaatgaaaattctgtcattaattactcaacctcatgtcgctttaaacccgtaagaccttcattcatctttggaacacaaattgacCCTTCgtcgggagtttgattgacaagcgatctaaccaatcataacgccgaatccgacattttgtccgacaaagcaatCAAGAGTAagaagattaacctcagtgGACTTGATCTttgaaaatggtgtgtactgacgtctttccgcatttgaaacaacattccttttccattccatttcatgttcattcatgtttatttgatgctataaatgaactagtaggaagagatgatcggttcacgaggcgctacagcaatctgtcacgacacattaaagagccacaaaacgttttttattgttcaaatttcttaaaaaattacacatttgaaagctgggactttgtttaatatcataagtcctgctttgtcttgtctgtgttgtcagtgtcctctttgctccacgatgtatttttcactctgtgtggcgtgacagcgccatggcttgtcggtcAAAGCAACTGTAACTAAGGAGGGCAGATCTTTGCAAAGGGTcagttaatatattttgaatgagctttctgtccctccattgacagcctacacaactaccactttcaagccccagaaaggtagtaaagacatcattaaagtaatccatgtgactccagtggcttaacctcaatattatgaagtgacgcgagtgctttgtttgcacaataaaacacaatttatttacaaaatattaatcacaATGATTACTTTAAAGGTGCGGTATGTAGTGGtcgaaatgggtactgcagccaaaattcaaaatattgtttgccccgccccctccttcAAAGACGCGGGTTGCCAGCTTGAGGACACGTAACAAGAGGGAacgcaattgacaatgaaagctgaggagacttacacactgtaagttgatttatctgtgttttaatatgctgtcatTCATAGAGGTTTGTAGATGGATGCAAaggctttttaggtcaagtagaatctgcgattctctCAACCAGTTTGTTTGCAGGTTTCCATGGTTGCAATACgcggtgttttccgccaactggcaacctgtgatgttgaAATACCActggataaactggcagcacacggtttcgcacagaccaaaacaaagacagacgtTTCTCAGAAacacaatgctacagccagacattctactttgaaatgtgcgttccgtgtcggaataagtaggtgaacttagcatgtttcctaaatatctgcaaacatattggggtattttaatgctttattgaagtgaaaatcttacatataacccctttaatgatgtctttacaaCCTTTCTGgagcttgaaagtggtagttgcgtagactgtcaatggaggaacagaaagctctcagatttcattaaaaagattttcatttgtgttctgaagatgaacgaaagtactaaaatgactaaaactaaaataaaaataaagttaaagctaaatgacaaaagcacaaaatgactaaaacttgaactaaaataaaaaataaaatataaaaataaatgctaatgcaaaataataataaatactaatttagtatatataataatactaaaataacacgtCTCTTACAGATGCATGTGTGAATTTGTGTAtcacgtgtgtttgtgtgtctttaCCGTCACTCTTGCCCTCCTGCTCGGGGTAAGAGTTGTAGAAGAGTCCCTTTCCATCATGAGTCCAGGACATGCAGGTGAATTTGACCCTCTCCAGTTGATCCTCCAGAAGTACGGCGCCGTCCACGCGCAAAAAACGGATCTCGACCCAGTCCGATCCGCTCGCGCTGGTACCGTACGCCAGGTACTCGCCATCCTCGGAGAACGCGTAACCTGCCAATAAGCTGCAGGCGTTAGCTGACATCCACACGCTGTAGAAACAGACGTCACATGCTTCACgaaacaaacacagacacatcCAGCACCTCGTAAAGCGACCGTCCCGTCCTCGGAGAAGGTGTTTGGGTCCAGAAACACGCTGGGTTCTGCATCAAGGTTCTCCTGCATGTACAAAACACTCTGGTTCTGCAGACCCGTGTTGTAAAAGTGAAAATACCTAAAGGACGAGGGGGGGAAAAAGTTTGTTAGTGCttccaaaaacacacacataaaagtttgaatcagtaagatttgttaatgtttttgaaaagtctcttctgctcaccaaggctgcatttatttgatcagtaaaaacagtaatattgtgaaatattaatacaaaaaaaaaaaaaagtcttctgtttgaatatataataaaatgtaatttattcctgtgatcaaagctgaattttcagcatcattactccagtcttcagtgtcacatgatccttcagaaatcattctaatatcccgatttgctgctcaacaccTCACCTGTTCCCGCGTTTGAAGGGGCAGCTGTATTTGGGATAGTCGTAGAGTTCAGTCATGCGATCCTTAAAGACGTCTCTGACCTCACACTGCTCCAGGAACGGCAGGGTCAGCTGATTCTGAGCGTTCACAAAGGCCTGGCAGATGCATAAAGCGACATACATTAAGAGTCACATCTCAGAGTCATACGTCACATGTTCATAAGGAGAGTGGACAGGTGTTGTGTGGAGATCACCTGTGTTTTTTCACTGTCGGGATCCTCCAGCCAGATGTACGGGTCAGAAATTTTACAGCCATGATAGTCGTCCACCTGACAACACACATGCATCACATGAGCAGTGAGGTCACCATGGCAACATGGTCACAAGATATCTTCAAGTAAACAACCAGGACCCCAATTCATTCATCCTCACCTTTAATCAGTCTCTCATAAGTTCATTTACTCAATCATCCTTCTATTTTCCTTCATTCATGGATGCGTTTATAATCCCAGCCATTCATTCttgtattcatttattcatccatCTATTATCAATCCTGTATTTTATCTATCTTTACATATATTACTATCAGGGTTGGGGAGTAACGAAATACATGTAACTtagttacatatttaaaatactaaATTTGAGTAACTGTATGTCATTgcagttatattttaaatgggtggtaatcaaattacagttacatttgaaaagtattttagattaccaaagTGATTACTTTGAATTTAAACTGTGGCAGGCAATTAATGTAAACAGGTGATTCTCCGACTCTGACAGTCTGCAAACGCATCCTAAGCTACAGTTCTGCTTAAAAGTTTGCAGAATATGTAAgatttgtaataattttaacaaaataagaggcatcataaaaattgcatgttatttttatttagtactgtcctgaataaactATTTCACctaacagatgtttacatacactccacaagacaaaataactgaatttataaaaattgccATTCAAAAATTTTACATACTCTTGAATCTTAACTATCCTGTCATTACTGGATGGTCCAcgactgttttcatgttttgcaATAGTTGTCTGTGAGTCCCTTGTAATTGTAAAAAGCAAAATTGCacctttttatctcacaattctgacttttttctcaaaattgtgagataaactcacaattgcaagttataaagtcagaattgcgtgattaaaaacttgcaattctgacttatttctcacaattgtgagtttaaatctcacaatgaTGACttcttttcttgcaattcagacATTTTTCTGAAAACTTACGAgtttatcttacaattctgacttttttctcaaaattctcAATTGTCTCAATGttgtgagtttttatctcacaattatgattttGCAACTtcatatcacataattctgagaaaaaagttagaattgtgagataaaaactcgcaatcgccttgtttttatgttacatattagtattccaaagtattctaaagtatttagattaagttacaAAACCTGGGTAATCTAACAAAATACgttacaaattactttttaaagcatgtattttgtaatctgtagtgaaatacattttaaaagtaacctacCCAGCCCTGATTACTATCTAATCTATTACATATATGAATATTGATCTATCCTTCATCCATTATTCATT
Above is a window of Megalobrama amblycephala isolate DHTTF-2021 linkage group LG11, ASM1881202v1, whole genome shotgun sequence DNA encoding:
- the LOC125278520 gene encoding prolyl endopeptidase, whose protein sequence is MAFQYPNAYRDESVVDDYHGCKISDPYIWLEDPDSEKTQAFVNAQNQLTLPFLEQCEVRDVFKDRMTELYDYPKYSCPFKRGNRYFHFYNTGLQNQSVLYMQENLDAEPSVFLDPNTFSEDGTVALRGYAFSEDGEYLAYGTSASGSDWVEIRFLRVDGAVLLEDQLERVKFTCMSWTHDGKGLFYNSYPEQEGKSDGTETSTNLHQKLYYHVLGTPQSQDVLCAEFPDQPKWMSGAEVSDDGCYVLLSIREGCDPVNRLWYCDLNDVPQGITGLLPWVKLIDNFDAEYEYVTNEGTVFTFKTNLDAPQYRLINIDFAQPSVSQWKELIPQHDKDVIVFATCTYSSFLFVCFLHDVKNVLKMFHLSSGEEIRTFPLDVGSIVGFTGRKKDSEIFYSFTSFLSPAIIYHCDLTKEPLQPHTFREVTVKGFSPADYQTTQVFYPSKDGTQIPMFIVHKKGIKLDGSHPAFLYGYGGFNISITPSYSVSRLIFVRHLGGVLAVANIRGGGEYGETWHKAGMLANKQNCFTDFQCAAEYLIKEGYTSSSKLTINGGSNGGLLVAACVNQRPDLFGCAVAQVGVMDMLKFHKFTIGHAWTTDFGCSEIKEQFDWLIKYSPLHNIRVPEGDGVQYPAVLLLTGDHDDRVVPLHSLKYIATLQNVIGHWPGQSNPLFIYVDTKSGHGAGKPTSKVIQEVADTYAFIARCLNLSWLE